A DNA window from Micromonospora inyonensis contains the following coding sequences:
- a CDS encoding recombinase family protein: MFEYIRPGDVLTVVSLDRLGRSLEDLIGIVGRLKRHGVGFQSLHEKLDTTTAGGMFVFHVFAALAEFLRTIIVANTNEGLAAARARGQRLGRPPAMTPEKVAYALQLLAEPNRTMTSIAKLLGVSRSTLYSALPGLIPAQPGEQVDLVDAASPRIGLTESFAMTPGRPAAAA, from the coding sequence ATGTTCGAGTACATCCGCCCCGGCGACGTGCTCACCGTCGTCTCGCTCGACCGACTCGGCCGCTCGCTGGAAGACCTGATCGGCATCGTCGGCCGGCTCAAGCGCCACGGCGTCGGATTCCAGTCCCTACACGAGAAGCTCGACACCACCACCGCTGGCGGGATGTTCGTCTTCCACGTCTTCGCCGCGCTGGCCGAGTTCCTGCGCACCATCATCGTGGCCAACACCAACGAGGGCCTGGCCGCCGCTCGTGCCCGGGGGCAACGCCTCGGCCGGCCGCCGGCGATGACCCCGGAGAAGGTCGCGTACGCGCTGCAACTGCTCGCCGAGCCGAACCGCACGATGACCTCGATCGCCAAGCTGCTCGGCGTCTCGCGCAGCACCCTGTACAGCGCGCTGCCTGGCCTCATCCCGGCCCAACCCGGCGAACAGGTCGACCTTGTGGACGCGGCGTCCCCGCGGATCGGACTGACCGAGTCGTTCGCCATGACGCCGGGGCGGCCAGCGGCAGCGGCCTGA
- a CDS encoding IS630 family transposase yields the protein MGDGRGPKLAPLELTAEEREALRGLARRPKTAQALAVRARIVLACAEGLSNSEVSRRLGVSLPTVGKWRKRFVADRVDGLRDEPRPGAPRKIGDAQVEAVITKTLEELPPDQDSHWSTRSMATAVGLNQTAVSRIWRAFGLKPHQVQSWKLSTDPLFIDKVRDIVGLYLDPPEAAMVLAVDEKSQIQALDRTAPMLPMMPGVPGRVTHDYVRHGTTSLFAALDVATGKVIGQTQRKHRHQEFLRFLRTIDRATPPDLELHLVLDNYATHKTPAIGQWLLKHPRFHLHFTPTYSSWLNLVERWFAELTNRKLRRSTHRSIAALEADVTAWIEAWNADPKPFVWTKTADNILETIAAYCQRINDSAH from the coding sequence ATGGGTGATGGCCGTGGTCCGAAGCTGGCGCCGCTGGAGTTGACCGCCGAGGAGCGGGAGGCGCTACGAGGGCTGGCTCGGCGGCCGAAGACGGCGCAGGCGTTGGCGGTGCGGGCGCGGATCGTCCTCGCCTGCGCGGAAGGCCTGTCCAACAGCGAGGTGTCTCGCCGGCTTGGGGTGTCGCTGCCGACGGTCGGCAAGTGGCGTAAGCGGTTCGTGGCCGATCGGGTGGACGGGCTGCGCGACGAGCCGCGACCGGGCGCGCCACGGAAGATCGGCGACGCCCAGGTCGAGGCCGTGATCACGAAGACGCTCGAAGAGCTGCCGCCCGATCAGGACAGTCATTGGTCGACGCGGTCAATGGCCACGGCGGTGGGGCTGAACCAGACCGCGGTCTCGCGGATCTGGCGGGCGTTCGGCCTCAAACCGCACCAGGTCCAGAGTTGGAAGCTGTCGACCGACCCGCTGTTCATCGACAAGGTCCGCGACATCGTCGGGCTGTACCTGGACCCGCCGGAGGCCGCCATGGTCCTCGCCGTGGACGAGAAATCGCAGATCCAGGCCCTGGATCGGACCGCGCCGATGCTGCCGATGATGCCCGGTGTCCCCGGCCGGGTGACCCACGACTACGTCCGCCACGGCACCACCAGCCTGTTCGCCGCCCTCGACGTGGCCACCGGCAAGGTCATCGGCCAAACCCAACGCAAACACCGCCACCAGGAGTTCCTGCGCTTCCTGCGCACCATCGACCGGGCAACCCCGCCCGACCTGGAGCTGCATCTCGTGCTGGACAACTACGCCACCCACAAGACGCCCGCCATCGGGCAGTGGCTACTCAAGCACCCCCGGTTCCACCTGCACTTCACCCCGACCTACTCGTCCTGGCTCAACCTCGTCGAGCGCTGGTTCGCCGAGCTAACCAACCGCAAACTCCGCCGATCGACCCACCGCAGTATCGCCGCACTGGAAGCCGACGTCACCGCCTGGATCGAGGCGTGGAACGCCGACCCGAAACCGTTCGTGTGGACCAAGACGGCAGACAACATCCTCGAAACGATCGCCGCATATTGCCAACGAATTAACGACTCAGCACACTAG
- a CDS encoding IS4 family transposase — translation MSETVAVTADQVSLGVLVSAVPRDAVDAAVARFGVGAKRSDGKLPPHVVAYLTMALCLFGEDDYEEVATKVTGALTRFGCWDAAWSVPTASGISQARQRLGAPVMEEIFESVVQPVGTTDTRGAWLRRWRVLAIDGFDVDLPDTPGNAAEFGYAGSGGNRSAYPKARVVALAECGTHAFLAGEVSGYGTGEQTLAMRLYPRLRRDELLTADRGFYSFDAWSAAAGTGAALLWRAPTGLRLPVVRVLADGTYVSVVINPKIRGARRDRVVAAARAGQDLAPELAYLVRVVEYDVPDRDGNGTGELIVLLTTVLDPAEAHADELAEAYHLRWEEETSNDQLKTHLRGPGRLLRSRLPELAYQGRPSRQR, via the coding sequence ATGTCCGAGACGGTGGCGGTGACGGCGGATCAGGTGTCGTTGGGGGTGCTGGTGTCCGCGGTGCCGCGGGATGCGGTGGACGCGGCGGTGGCCCGGTTTGGGGTTGGGGCCAAGCGGTCGGATGGGAAGCTTCCGCCGCATGTGGTGGCCTATCTGACGATGGCGTTGTGCCTGTTCGGTGAGGATGACTACGAAGAGGTCGCCACGAAGGTCACCGGGGCGTTGACCCGGTTCGGCTGCTGGGACGCCGCTTGGTCGGTGCCGACCGCGTCGGGGATCAGCCAGGCGCGGCAGCGGCTGGGCGCGCCGGTCATGGAGGAGATCTTCGAGTCGGTGGTGCAGCCGGTGGGCACGACTGATACGCGGGGGGCGTGGCTGCGGCGGTGGCGAGTCCTTGCTATTGACGGCTTCGATGTGGACCTGCCGGACACGCCGGGTAACGCCGCCGAGTTTGGCTACGCCGGCTCGGGGGGCAACCGGTCGGCGTATCCGAAGGCGCGGGTGGTGGCGTTGGCCGAGTGCGGCACGCACGCGTTCCTGGCCGGGGAGGTGTCCGGCTATGGCACCGGGGAGCAGACATTGGCGATGCGGCTGTACCCGCGGCTGCGCCGCGATGAGCTGCTGACCGCCGACCGGGGGTTCTACTCCTTCGACGCCTGGTCTGCTGCGGCGGGCACCGGGGCGGCGTTGCTGTGGCGGGCGCCGACCGGGCTGCGGCTGCCGGTCGTGCGGGTGCTGGCCGACGGCACGTATGTGTCCGTGGTGATCAACCCGAAGATCCGCGGCGCCCGCCGGGACCGCGTCGTCGCCGCTGCCCGCGCTGGGCAGGATCTGGCCCCTGAGCTGGCGTATCTGGTACGAGTGGTCGAGTACGACGTGCCCGACCGCGACGGCAACGGCACCGGCGAGCTGATCGTGCTGCTGACCACCGTCCTCGACCCGGCCGAGGCCCACGCGGACGAGCTGGCCGAGGCCTACCACCTGCGCTGGGAAGAAGAGACCAGCAACGACCAGCTCAAGACGCACCTACGCGGCCCGGGCCGTCTGCTGCGCTCAAGGCTGCCGGAGCTGGCCTACCAGGGCCGGCCGTCCCGACAGCGATAG
- a CDS encoding DNA cytosine methyltransferase, which produces MASGPGRRAPGGVRLPVGPRGPSRWWPPCQPFSLGGVARGDEDKRNMFPEMFRAIRQIQQPRAVICENVRGTCVHPSGPGPHEDFQDPAGLPGVPPAHWPTPLPASLISQHHRRRLSADPLPGRFHRVTRRPLVHERQQSGEARAEAEQVGARAV; this is translated from the coding sequence ATGGCCTCTGGTCCAGGGCGACGTGCGCCAGGTGGGGTTCGACTACCTGTGGGACCGCGTGGACCTTCTCGCTGGTGGCCCCCCTGTCAGCCGTTCAGCCTGGGCGGTGTCGCCAGGGGTGATGAGGACAAGCGCAACATGTTCCCGGAGATGTTCCGCGCGATCCGCCAGATCCAGCAGCCCAGAGCCGTGATCTGCGAGAACGTCCGGGGAACCTGCGTCCATCCTTCAGGCCCTGGCCCGCATGAAGACTTTCAAGATCCTGCGGGACTACCCGGCGTGCCGCCAGCACATTGGCCGACACCGCTTCCGGCATCGCTCATCTCACAACATCATCGTCGCCGGCTGAGCGCCGACCCCTTGCCTGGCCGCTTTCACCGAGTTACGAGACGTCCTTTAGTGCACGAGCGGCAGCAAAGCGGGGAGGCTCGCGCTGAGGCTGAGCAGGTCGGAGCCCGCGCGGTCTGA
- a CDS encoding DUF397 domain-containing protein has translation MDVTGPKWRKASRSSSNGGACVEVADNLGGVVLVRDTKDRSGGTLAFTPESWRAFVAQVPGRR, from the coding sequence ATGGACGTGACCGGCCCGAAGTGGCGCAAGGCGAGCCGTTCGTCCTCTAACGGTGGGGCCTGCGTCGAGGTGGCGGACAATCTGGGCGGGGTGGTTCTCGTGCGGGACACGAAGGACCGGTCGGGCGGCACGCTCGCCTTCACCCCCGAGTCCTGGCGCGCGTTCGTCGCCCAGGTGCCTGGGCGGCGGTAA
- a CDS encoding DUF5753 domain-containing protein, translated as MMAEQVDHLIGLAEQPNIQVHVVPLSAGLYPALAGGFIVADLPDSGRAGYIDNQLSGQVVDRPDDVARLALAWDALRGEALPGRQSLDLLREVAKTWT; from the coding sequence ATCATGGCGGAGCAGGTCGATCATTTGATCGGCCTCGCCGAACAGCCGAATATTCAGGTGCATGTCGTGCCCTTATCGGCTGGCCTCTATCCCGCCCTTGCGGGAGGCTTCATCGTGGCGGATCTGCCGGACAGCGGCAGAGCCGGCTACATCGACAACCAACTGTCTGGCCAAGTCGTTGATCGGCCTGATGACGTTGCTAGGCTGGCTCTCGCATGGGACGCGCTGCGCGGCGAGGCGCTTCCCGGTAGGCAGAGTCTCGACCTCCTCAGGGAAGTGGCGAAGACATGGACGTGA
- a CDS encoding IS256 family transposase: MTTETTVGQPAAGPVGAVTDEQLIAMLVDRARGDGLKLTGEGGLLQQLTKRVLESALDGEITDHVGYDKHDPAGRGSGNTRNGSRTKTVLTDIGPVEVRVPRDAAGTFEPQIVRKRQRRLSGVDDMVLSLSAKGLTHGEIAAHLAEVYGAEVSKQTISTITDKVMDGMAEWQNRPLDRVYPVVFIDAINVKIRDGQVANRPIYVVMAVTVDGHRDILGIWAGDGGEGAKHWLHVLTELKNRGVQDVLMLVCDGLKGLPDAVATVWPRTIVQTCVVHLLRNSFRYAARQDWDKIAKALKPVYTAATEDAATERFLEFAETWGRKYPAIVKLWENAWAEFVPFLAFDVEIRKVICSTNAIESVNARIRKAVRARGHFPNEQAALKCVYMALMSLDPTGTGRRRWTMRWKAPLNAFQIAFEGRLTPAND; encoded by the coding sequence ATGACGACCGAGACCACTGTGGGACAGCCGGCCGCCGGGCCGGTGGGTGCGGTCACGGATGAGCAGCTGATCGCGATGCTGGTCGATCGGGCTCGTGGTGACGGGTTGAAGCTGACCGGTGAGGGTGGGCTGCTGCAGCAGCTCACGAAGCGGGTCCTGGAGTCGGCCCTGGATGGTGAGATCACCGACCACGTCGGCTACGACAAGCACGACCCGGCGGGTCGGGGCAGCGGGAACACCCGTAACGGCAGCCGGACCAAGACGGTGCTGACCGACATCGGCCCGGTCGAGGTCCGGGTGCCACGCGACGCCGCCGGGACGTTCGAGCCGCAGATCGTGCGCAAACGCCAGCGGCGTCTGTCCGGCGTCGACGACATGGTGCTGTCGTTGTCGGCCAAAGGTCTCACCCACGGGGAGATCGCCGCGCACCTGGCCGAGGTGTACGGCGCGGAGGTGTCGAAGCAGACCATCTCCACGATCACCGACAAGGTCATGGACGGGATGGCCGAGTGGCAGAACCGGCCCCTCGACAGGGTGTATCCAGTCGTGTTTATCGACGCCATCAACGTGAAGATCCGCGATGGTCAGGTCGCGAACCGGCCGATCTACGTCGTCATGGCGGTCACCGTCGACGGGCACCGCGACATCCTCGGGATCTGGGCCGGTGACGGCGGTGAGGGCGCGAAGCACTGGTTGCATGTGCTCACCGAGCTGAAGAACCGCGGTGTCCAGGACGTGTTGATGCTCGTCTGTGACGGGCTCAAGGGCCTGCCGGACGCGGTCGCGACGGTGTGGCCGCGCACGATCGTGCAGACCTGCGTGGTGCATCTGCTGCGCAACTCGTTCCGGTACGCGGCTCGCCAGGACTGGGACAAGATCGCGAAAGCGCTCAAGCCGGTCTACACCGCGGCGACCGAGGACGCTGCGACCGAAAGGTTCCTCGAGTTCGCCGAGACCTGGGGCCGCAAGTATCCGGCGATCGTGAAGCTGTGGGAGAACGCCTGGGCCGAGTTCGTGCCGTTCCTCGCCTTCGACGTGGAGATCCGCAAGGTCATCTGCTCCACGAACGCGATCGAGAGCGTGAACGCCCGCATCCGCAAGGCCGTCCGCGCCCGAGGACACTTCCCCAACGAGCAAGCCGCGCTCAAGTGCGTCTACATGGCGTTGATGAGCCTCGACCCGACCGGCACCGGACGCCGGCGGTGGACCATGCGCTGGAAGGCGCCGCTGAACGCCTTCCAGATCGCCTTCGAGGGTCGGCTCACCCCGGCCAACGACTGA
- a CDS encoding IS4 family transposase gives MLLCWVFVDGRRGGVTGRSGAGVLAGHVRDGGGDGGSGVVGVLVSAVPRDAVDAAVARFGVGARRSDGKLPPHVVAYLTMALCLFGEDDYEEVATKVTGALTRFGCWDAAWSVPTASGISQARQRLGAPVMEEIFESVVQPVGTTDTRGAWLRRWRVLAIDGFDVDLPDTPGNAAEFGYAGSGGNRSAYPKARVVALAECGTHAFLAGEVSGYGTGEQTLAMRLYPRLRRDELLTADRGFYSFDAWSAAAGTGAALLWRAPTGLRLPVVRVLADGTYVSVVINPKIRGARRDRVVAAARAGQDLAPELAYLVRVVEYDVPDRDGNGTGELIVLLTTVLDPAEAHADELAEAYHLRWEEETSNDQLKTHLRGPGRLLRSRLPELAYQEIWAWLIVHHALAALITRAAEAADLDPDRISFTRALRIARRTATGTAGIPPWRLD, from the coding sequence ATGTTGTTGTGCTGGGTCTTTGTGGATGGTCGGCGTGGTGGCGTGACCGGCAGGTCGGGTGCTGGTGTGCTTGCCGGTCATGTCCGAGACGGTGGCGGTGACGGCGGATCAGGTGTCGTTGGGGTGCTGGTGTCCGCGGTGCCGCGGGATGCGGTGGACGCGGCGGTGGCCCGGTTTGGGGTTGGGGCCAGGCGGTCGGATGGGAAGCTTCCGCCGCATGTGGTGGCCTATCTGACGATGGCGTTGTGCCTGTTCGGTGAGGATGACTACGAAGAGGTCGCCACGAAGGTCACCGGGGCGTTGACCCGGTTCGGCTGCTGGGACGCCGCTTGGTCGGTGCCGACCGCGTCGGGGATCAGCCAGGCGCGGCAGCGGCTGGGCGCGCCGGTCATGGAGGAGATCTTCGAGTCGGTGGTGCAGCCGGTGGGCACGACTGATACGCGGGGGGCGTGGCTGCGGCGGTGGCGAGTCCTTGCTATTGACGGCTTCGATGTGGACCTGCCGGACACGCCGGGTAACGCCGCCGAGTTTGGCTACGCCGGCTCGGGGGGCAACCGGTCGGCGTATCCGAAGGCGCGGGTGGTGGCGTTGGCCGAGTGCGGCACGCACGCGTTCCTGGCCGGGGAGGTGTCCGGCTATGGCACCGGGGAGCAGACATTGGCGATGCGGCTGTACCCGCGGCTGCGCCGCGATGAGCTGCTGACCGCCGACCGGGGGTTCTACTCCTTCGACGCCTGGTCTGCTGCGGCGGGCACCGGGGCGGCGTTGCTGTGGCGGGCGCCGACCGGGCTGCGGCTGCCGGTCGTGCGGGTGCTGGCCGACGGCACGTATGTGTCCGTGGTGATCAACCCGAAGATCCGCGGCGCCCGCCGGGACCGCGTCGTCGCCGCTGCCCGCGCTGGGCAGGATCTGGCCCCTGAGCTGGCGTATCTGGTACGAGTGGTCGAGTACGACGTGCCCGACCGCGACGGCAACGGCACCGGCGAGCTGATCGTGCTGCTGACCACCGTCCTCGACCCGGCCGAGGCCCACGCGGACGAGCTGGCCGAGGCCTACCACCTGCGCTGGGAAGAAGAGACCAGCAACGACCAGCTCAAGACGCACCTACGCGGCCCGGGCCGTCTGCTGCGCTCAAGGCTGCCGGAGCTGGCCTACCAGGAAATCTGGGCCTGGCTGATCGTCCACCACGCCCTCGCCGCGTTGATCACCCGCGCGGCCGAAGCCGCCGACCTCGACCCCGACCGGATCAGCTTCACCCGCGCGCTGCGAATCGCCCGCCGTACCGCCACCGGGACGGCGGGCATTCCCCCCTGGAGACTGGACTGA